A window of Nitrospinota bacterium contains these coding sequences:
- a CDS encoding methylmalonyl-CoA mutase family protein, with product MKTENFGGPIAEQLKLWQDEVLAPALEKHPDRKERFETASGIEFKHLYAPTDGSAESYEKKLGFPGQYPYTRGIQPTMYRGRLWTMRQYAGFASARETNERFRYLLSRGQTGLSVAFDLPTQMGYDSDHAMAYGEVGKTGVAIDTLKDMEILLEGIPLEKVSTSMTINATAAILLSLYIAVGEKQGVKPEQLRGTLQNDILKEYIARGTYIYPPEPSMRLITDVFRFGSQHLPQWNTISVSGYHIREAGSTAVQEIAFTLANGITYVRAALDAGLDVDVFASHISFFFNVHNDFLEEVSKFRAARRLWAKIMRERFGAKRQSSWLLRFHAQTGGSTLTAQQAENNIARVTIQGLAAVLGGTQSLHTNSMDEALGLPTEKAVTIALRTQQIIAHESGVDGTADPLGGAYCIEALTDELERRAEEYIEKIDAAGGVLRAIETGYIQSEIQESAYKWQRAVEERQTLVVGVNEYVDEDEVAPEILKIDPEAEQRQVAALKKIRTERDNDAVARARARLKEAAQGSDNLVPHILEAVRLYTSLGEISDTLREIFGAHRETIVV from the coding sequence GTGAAGACCGAAAACTTTGGCGGGCCGATCGCCGAACAGCTGAAGCTTTGGCAAGACGAAGTTTTGGCTCCGGCCCTCGAGAAGCATCCCGATCGCAAGGAGCGCTTTGAGACCGCCTCAGGCATTGAGTTTAAGCACCTATACGCGCCTACGGACGGCTCCGCTGAGAGCTACGAGAAGAAGCTGGGCTTTCCCGGCCAATATCCTTACACCCGAGGCATCCAGCCCACCATGTATCGTGGGCGGCTCTGGACCATGCGCCAGTACGCTGGTTTCGCCTCGGCCCGCGAGACCAACGAACGCTTCCGTTACCTCTTGAGCCGCGGCCAGACGGGACTGTCGGTGGCGTTCGATTTGCCCACCCAGATGGGCTACGATTCCGACCATGCCATGGCATACGGAGAGGTTGGAAAGACGGGCGTGGCCATCGACACCCTCAAAGATATGGAGATTCTGCTGGAGGGGATCCCTCTTGAGAAGGTCTCGACCTCGATGACCATCAACGCCACGGCGGCCATCCTCCTTTCCCTATACATCGCAGTAGGAGAAAAGCAGGGGGTCAAGCCGGAGCAGTTGCGCGGCACCCTCCAGAACGACATCTTGAAGGAGTACATCGCCCGGGGAACCTATATCTATCCCCCCGAGCCAAGCATGCGGCTGATTACCGATGTCTTTCGCTTTGGCAGCCAACACCTGCCCCAGTGGAACACCATCTCCGTAAGCGGCTACCACATACGCGAGGCAGGAAGCACCGCGGTCCAAGAGATCGCCTTCACTCTTGCCAATGGAATCACCTACGTGCGGGCGGCTCTGGATGCAGGCCTCGACGTGGACGTCTTCGCCTCGCATATCTCGTTCTTCTTCAACGTCCACAACGACTTCCTGGAGGAGGTGTCCAAGTTCCGGGCCGCCCGGCGCCTGTGGGCCAAAATCATGCGCGAGCGCTTCGGGGCCAAACGGCAATCGAGCTGGTTGCTGCGCTTTCACGCTCAGACCGGGGGCTCAACCCTAACGGCCCAGCAGGCCGAGAACAATATCGCGCGGGTCACCATCCAGGGCCTGGCCGCCGTCCTCGGGGGCACCCAGAGCCTCCATACCAACAGCATGGACGAGGCCCTAGGCCTGCCCACCGAGAAGGCCGTCACCATCGCGCTTCGCACCCAGCAAATTATCGCTCACGAAAGCGGTGTTGACGGCACTGCCGATCCCTTGGGAGGCGCCTACTGCATCGAGGCCCTTACCGACGAACTGGAGCGCCGGGCTGAGGAGTACATCGAGAAGATTGATGCGGCCGGAGGGGTGCTAAGGGCCATCGAAACCGGCTACATCCAGAGCGAAATTCAGGAAAGCGCCTACAAGTGGCAGCGGGCCGTAGAGGAGCGTCAGACCCTCGTCGTCGGCGTAAATGAGTATGTCGACGAAGATGAGGTCGCACCGGAGATCCTCAAAATCGACCCCGAGGCCGAGCAGCGTCAGGTGGCGGCTCTCAAGAAAATCAGGACCGAGCGGGATAACGACGCCGTTGCCCGGGCGCGGGCACGCCTCAAAGAGGCCGCCCAAGGCAGCGACAACCTAGTGCCCCACATTTTGGAGGCGGTGCGGCTCTATACCTCCCTGGGCGAAATCAGCGACACCCTCAGGGAGATCTTCGGGGCCCACCGGGAGACTATTGTCGTTTGA
- a CDS encoding biotin/lipoyl-binding protein, protein MPGRVVTLLVSEGDEVEEGQGVIVIEAMKMENELKAPKAGQVTEVCVVADDATKAGQALLVIE, encoded by the coding sequence ATGCCGGGCCGCGTGGTGACCTTGCTGGTCTCCGAGGGCGATGAGGTTGAAGAAGGGCAGGGAGTCATCGTGATCGAGGCCATGAAGATGGAAAACGAGCTCAAGGCTCCCAAGGCCGGGCAGGTGACCGAGGTCTGCGTTGTTGCGGACGATGCGACCAAGGCTGGCCAGGCCCTGCTGGTAATCGAGTAG